GCGCGCAAGGGCTGGCTGGAGGCGCGTGACGTGCTCAATACGCTGGACGCGGATGCATTCCTGGCGCGCGCCCGCGCGCGCCGCCAGCCGTGAAGCGGCGGGGAGGACGCATGGCCACGAGACCCGGGAAGCCCAGGAAGCCGGCGCGCGGCCGCGCGCGCACCGCGGCTCGTCCGAGCCGGACCCCACGGGGCAAGCAGCCGGCGCGCGGCTCCGGCGCCCGTTCCGCCGCCGGGAAGGCCGCGGGCCGCGGGAAGCCGGCGCGGGGACGCCCGGTGCCGCCGGCGGCGGAGCGCATCGGCCAGATCATCGCCCGCCTGCAGCGCCGCTATCCCGACGCCCGCTGCTCGCTCGACCACCGTGACCCGCTGGAGCTGCTGGTCGCGACGATCCTCTCGGCCCAGTGCACGGACGCGCGCGTCAACCTGGTGACCCGGGACCTGTTCCGGAAGTACCGGACGGCGGGCGACTACGCGATCACCGACCCCGCGGTGTTCGAGGCCGAGATCCGCAGCACCGGCTTCTTCCGCAACAAGACGAAGAGCGTGATCGGGATGGCGCAGGGCCTCGTCGAGCGCTTCGATGGCCAGGTGCCGGACACGATGGACGACCTGACCTCGCTGCCGGGCGTGGGACGGAAGACGGCGAACGTGGTGCTCGGCAACGCCTTCGGGAAGGACGAAGGCGTGGTGGTGGACACCCACGTGGCGCGCATCTCGCAGCTCCTCGGCCTGACCAAGGAGGCGGATCCCGTGAAGATCGAGCAGGACCTGATGCGTGTCGTGCCCAAGCGGTCGTGGACCCTCTTCCCGCACCTGCTCATCCACCACGGGCG
This genomic window from Gemmatimonadales bacterium contains:
- the nth gene encoding endonuclease III → MATRPGKPRKPARGRARTAARPSRTPRGKQPARGSGARSAAGKAAGRGKPARGRPVPPAAERIGQIIARLQRRYPDARCSLDHRDPLELLVATILSAQCTDARVNLVTRDLFRKYRTAGDYAITDPAVFEAEIRSTGFFRNKTKSVIGMAQGLVERFDGQVPDTMDDLTSLPGVGRKTANVVLGNAFGKDEGVVVDTHVARISQLLGLTKEADPVKIEQDLMRVVPKRSWTLFPHLLIHHGRAVCIARRPRCGECPVADLCPSAEV